In the genome of Sciurus carolinensis chromosome 3, mSciCar1.2, whole genome shotgun sequence, one region contains:
- the Inhbb gene encoding inhibin beta B chain has protein sequence MDGLPGRALGAACLLLLVAGWLGPEAWGSPTPPPSPAAPPPPPPPGAPGASQDTCTSCGGFRRPEELGRVDGDFLEAVKRHILNRLQLRGRPNITHAVPKAAMVTALRKLHAGKVREDGRVEIPHLDGHASPGVDGQERVSEIISFAETDGLASSRVRLYFFVSNEGNQNLFVVQASLWLYLKLLPYVLEKGSRRKVRVKVYFQEQGHGDRWNVVEKKVDLKRSGWHTFPLTEALQALFERGERRLNLDVQCDSCQELAVVPVFVDPGEESHRPFVVVQARLGDNRHRIRKRGLECDGRTNLCCRQQFFIDFRLIGWNDWIIAPTGYYGNYCEGSCPAYLAGVPGSASSFHTAVVNQYRMRGLNPGPVNSCCIPTKLSSMSMLYFDDEYNIVKRDVPNMIVEECGCA, from the exons ATGGACGGGTTGCCCGGTCGGGCGTTGGGGGCCGCCTGCCTTCTGCTCCTGGTGGCGGGCTGGCTGGGGCCCGAGGCCTGGGGCTCCCCCACGCCCCCGCCGTCGCCCGctgcgccgccgccgcccccgccgcccgGAGCTCCAGGCGCCTCGCAGGACACCTGTACGTCGTGCGGCGGCTTCCGGCGGCCTGAAGAGCTGGGCCGGGTGGACGGCGACTTCCTGGAGGCGGTGAAGCGGCACATCTTGAACCGCCTGCAGTTGCGGGGCCGACCCAACATCACGCACGCCGTGCCTAAGGCCGCCATGGTCACGGCCCTGCGCAAGCTGCACGCTGGCAAGGTGCGCGAGGACGGCCGCGTGGAGATCCCACACCTCGACGGCCATGCTAGCCCCGGCGTCGACGGCCAGGAGCGCGTCTCCGAAATCATCAGCTTTGCGGAGACAG ATGGCCTCGCCTCCTCCCGGGTTCGCTTGTACTTTTTCGTTTCCAACGAAGGCAACCAGAACCTGTTTGTGGTGCAGGCCAGCCTGTGGCTTTACCTGAAACTTCTGCCCTATGTGCTGGAGAAGGGTAGTCGGCGGAAGGTGCGGGTCAAGGTGTACTTCCAGGAGCAGGGCCATGGCGACAGGTGGAATGTGGTGGAGAAGAAGGTGGACCTCAAGCGTAGTGGCTGGCATACCTTTCCGCTCACAGAGGCCCTCCAGGCCTTGTTCGAGCGGGGTGAACGTCGACTTAACCTGGATGTGCAGTGCGATAGCTGCCAGGAGCTGGCCGTGGTGCCGGTGTTCGTGGACCCCGGTGAGGAGTCACACCGGCCCTTTGTGGTGGTGCAGGCTCGGCTGGGCGACAACAGGCATCGCATCCGGAAGCGGGGCCTGGAGTGTGATGGCCGGACCAACCTCTGTTGCAGGCAACAGTTCTTCATCGACTTCCGGCTCATCGGCTGGAATGACTGGATCATTGCGCCCACTGGCTACTACGGGAACTACTGCGAGGGCAGCTGCCCGGCTTACCTGGCCGGGGTCCCCGGCTCCGCCTCCTCCTTCCACACTGCTGTGGTGAACCAGTACCGCATGCGGGGCCTGAACCCCGGCCCCGTGAACTCCTGCTGCATCCCCACCAAGCTGAGCTCCATGTCCATGCTCTACTTTGATGACGAGTACAACATCGTCAAGCGGGACGTGCCCAACATGATAGTAGAGGAGTGTGGCTGCGCCTGA